One window of the Pirellulales bacterium genome contains the following:
- a CDS encoding ABC transporter ATP-binding protein, with protein MIETRDLTKKYGELFAVKSLDIKLEPGDVFGFIGPNGAGKTTAMKILATLLNPTWGEAYICGNSIYTRPKEIRRLIGFMPDFFGVYDDMKVIEYLEFFAAAYRISGPKRRKICNEVLDLVGLDYKRDALATSLSRGMTQRLGLARVLLHDPQVLLLDEPASGLDPRVRIEIRRVIKHLGQSGKTIMVSSHILPELADMCNKIGIIEKGELLVNADVGEVMKLVRRQVVLQISIAGDQQPAARLLEQHPHVQQIELRDGLVSVTLREGITDYSDFAGLLISAGHKLTLLREDELNLETAFMALTKGITA; from the coding sequence ATGATTGAAACTCGCGATCTGACGAAAAAATACGGCGAGCTGTTCGCCGTCAAGTCGCTCGACATCAAGCTCGAGCCGGGGGACGTGTTCGGCTTCATCGGACCCAACGGGGCCGGCAAGACCACGGCGATGAAGATTCTGGCCACGCTCTTGAACCCCACCTGGGGCGAGGCCTACATCTGCGGCAACTCGATCTACACGCGGCCGAAAGAGATTCGCCGGCTGATTGGCTTCATGCCCGATTTCTTCGGCGTCTACGACGACATGAAGGTGATCGAGTATCTGGAGTTCTTTGCCGCCGCCTATCGCATCAGCGGCCCAAAGCGGCGAAAGATTTGCAACGAGGTGCTCGATCTGGTGGGACTGGACTACAAGCGCGACGCGCTGGCCACGAGTCTCTCGCGCGGCATGACGCAAAGGCTCGGGCTGGCCCGCGTGTTGCTGCATGATCCGCAAGTGCTCCTGCTCGACGAGCCGGCCAGCGGGCTCGATCCGCGGGTGCGGATCGAGATTCGCCGAGTGATCAAGCACCTCGGTCAGTCGGGCAAGACGATCATGGTCTCCAGCCACATCTTGCCCGAGCTGGCCGACATGTGCAATAAGATCGGGATCATCGAAAAGGGAGAACTGTTGGTGAACGCGGACGTGGGCGAGGTGATGAAGCTAGTCCGCCGCCAGGTGGTGCTGCAAATCTCGATCGCGGGCGACCAGCAGCCCGCCGCCCGCTTGCTCGAGCAACATCCGCACGTCCAGCAGATCGAGCTGCGCGACGGCCTGGTTTCCGTCACTCTTCGCGAAGGAATCACGGACTACAGCGATTTCGCCGGCTTGTTGATCTCCGCCGGGCACAAGCTGACACTCTTGCGCGAAGACGAATTGAACCTTGAGACCGCCTTCATGGCGCTTACCAAGGGAATCACGGCCTAG
- a CDS encoding FtsW/RodA/SpoVE family cell cycle protein, with product MAGLIMACGWLGVARCEEIAEVAPGTVCHQTVWSILALTVMFAVAVPNYRLASRWSYAGFVTMLLLLTAVYFFAPVNGAHRWIRAGGVGFQPSEFAKIAFVVALARYLAYRDTGRQFSGLVAPLAMTLVPLWLILKEPDLGTSLVFVPVLLAMTLAAGARLPHLVAIILLGVATIPALWSQMSGDQRSRVTALWEQNLPRQSPTPAGYHLHQAKRMFALGGWRGSAIETDVDDAAIDRRVPEPHTDSIFSVLGERYGIIGCGIVLLLYFLLVWRGLAIAQETREAFGRLLVVGVMAMIAFQAAVNTGMLAGLFPITGLPLPLISYGGSGLIANALGLGLVVNVGSRPGYQ from the coding sequence GTGGCTGGCTTGATTATGGCGTGCGGCTGGCTTGGGGTCGCCCGCTGCGAAGAAATCGCCGAAGTGGCGCCGGGAACCGTATGCCATCAGACGGTCTGGTCAATCCTGGCGCTAACGGTCATGTTCGCTGTGGCGGTCCCGAACTATCGGCTGGCAAGTCGCTGGAGCTATGCTGGGTTCGTCACGATGCTTTTGCTCCTGACCGCAGTTTACTTTTTCGCGCCGGTTAACGGCGCTCATCGCTGGATTCGCGCCGGCGGCGTTGGATTCCAGCCATCCGAGTTCGCGAAGATCGCGTTCGTGGTGGCGCTGGCGCGCTATTTGGCGTATCGCGACACGGGTCGGCAGTTTAGCGGTCTGGTCGCGCCGCTGGCGATGACGCTCGTGCCGCTGTGGCTGATTCTCAAAGAACCCGATCTAGGAACTTCGCTCGTCTTCGTGCCGGTGCTGCTGGCCATGACGCTTGCGGCCGGTGCGCGGCTGCCGCATCTGGTTGCCATTATCTTGCTCGGCGTGGCAACGATTCCTGCGCTCTGGTCGCAAATGAGCGGCGATCAGCGGTCGCGGGTGACGGCGCTTTGGGAACAGAACCTCCCCCGGCAGTCGCCGACCCCGGCCGGCTATCATCTGCATCAGGCAAAGCGGATGTTTGCGTTGGGGGGCTGGCGGGGAAGCGCGATTGAAACCGACGTGGACGACGCAGCGATCGACCGCCGGGTTCCCGAACCGCACACCGACTCGATCTTCAGCGTGCTTGGCGAACGATATGGGATCATCGGCTGCGGAATCGTTCTCCTGCTCTACTTTCTATTGGTTTGGCGCGGACTGGCAATCGCGCAAGAGACACGAGAAGCGTTCGGCCGGCTCCTCGTGGTGGGAGTGATGGCGATGATCGCGTTCCAGGCGGCAGTCAACACCGGGATGCTCGCTGGACTTTTTCCAATTACCGGGTTGCCCCTGCCGCTCATCAGCTATGGTGGATCGGGGTTGATCGCCAATGCGCTCGGGCTGGGGTTAGTGGTCAACGTCGGCTCGCGGCCCGGATATCAATGA
- a CDS encoding FKBP-type peptidyl-prolyl cis-trans isomerase yields the protein MQLRWILGFAIALSTIAGVTKAQQPQRSGPADTAAPSGGADSTAPKTGKERSSYAVGIDIGRGLKAQGLEVDANSLVRGLTDALGGSKPMLSDKELAAAMADLQKTATARAQEMMTRLAERNKKDGDAFLADNKKKEGVKTLPSGLQYKVVKEGNGATPRKTDIVTTHYRGTFLDGTEFDSSYRRNEPAKFPVNRVIKGWTEALQLMKVGDKWQLFIPSDLAYGEQGMGQDIPPNATLIFDIELLDVKPAAANGETLPGQNQ from the coding sequence ATGCAGTTACGCTGGATTTTAGGATTTGCAATAGCGTTGTCGACGATCGCGGGAGTGACCAAGGCTCAGCAGCCCCAAAGGTCCGGACCAGCCGATACGGCGGCACCTTCTGGCGGCGCGGACAGCACCGCCCCGAAAACTGGCAAAGAACGTTCCAGTTACGCTGTCGGCATCGATATTGGCCGCGGTCTGAAGGCTCAGGGCCTGGAAGTCGATGCCAATTCGCTGGTCAGGGGACTCACCGACGCCTTGGGGGGAAGCAAGCCGATGCTCTCCGACAAGGAATTGGCCGCGGCGATGGCCGACCTTCAGAAGACGGCCACCGCGCGGGCACAAGAAATGATGACAAGGCTGGCCGAGAGGAATAAGAAAGACGGCGATGCCTTTCTCGCCGACAACAAAAAGAAGGAAGGGGTGAAGACGCTCCCCAGCGGACTTCAGTACAAAGTGGTCAAGGAAGGGAACGGGGCGACGCCGCGAAAGACCGACATCGTCACGACGCATTATCGGGGCACTTTCCTCGACGGCACCGAGTTCGACAGCTCCTATCGCCGCAACGAGCCGGCCAAGTTTCCCGTCAATCGCGTAATCAAAGGCTGGACGGAAGCGTTGCAGTTGATGAAGGTCGGAGATAAGTGGCAGCTATTCATCCCGTCGGATTTGGCCTACGGCGAACAAGGGATGGGCCAAGACATCCCGCCGAATGCCACGCTGATCTTCGACATCGAATTGTTGGACGTGAAGCCAGCCGCCGCCAACGGGGAGACATTGCCCGGACAGAACCAATGA
- the truA gene encoding tRNA pseudouridine(38-40) synthase TruA — MRTLKLTIAYDGTDFLGWQFQPGRRTVQQTLQDVLGKITGETISVVASGRTDSGVHALGQAVSFETGSRLSDDVLARALNAELPDDMAVIAVERAPYDFHVIRDAARKRYRYVLQDGLVADVFSRRYAWHVFRPLDAGVMHRAAQALVGRHDFSSFETSGSERTTTVRTVFELTVARQAIQSGWRGGAGADEIHIEVAADGFLYNMVRNIVGTLVEVGRGVRDETWPAAVLAARDRRAAGPTAPPQGLFLVSVEFEGRGARDEGKGEVAIEP; from the coding sequence ATGCGCACGCTCAAATTGACGATCGCGTACGACGGAACTGATTTCCTCGGATGGCAGTTTCAACCGGGCCGGCGCACCGTCCAGCAAACGCTGCAAGACGTGCTCGGCAAGATCACGGGCGAGACAATTTCGGTGGTCGCCAGCGGCCGGACCGACTCCGGAGTGCATGCCCTCGGGCAAGCGGTCAGTTTTGAGACCGGCAGCCGTTTATCCGATGACGTGCTCGCGCGGGCGTTGAACGCGGAGTTGCCGGACGATATGGCCGTGATTGCCGTCGAAAGAGCGCCGTACGATTTCCATGTGATTCGCGATGCCGCGCGAAAGCGATACCGTTACGTGTTGCAAGATGGACTCGTTGCCGACGTTTTCAGCCGCCGCTACGCCTGGCACGTTTTCCGCCCGCTCGATGCTGGCGTGATGCACCGGGCAGCGCAAGCATTGGTGGGCCGGCACGATTTCTCAAGCTTCGAGACGAGCGGGTCGGAACGCACGACCACCGTTCGCACGGTTTTCGAACTAACTGTTGCCCGCCAGGCGATTCAGAGCGGTTGGCGCGGTGGTGCCGGCGCGGATGAAATTCATATCGAGGTGGCGGCGGACGGGTTCCTATACAATATGGTTCGCAACATCGTCGGAACGCTGGTCGAAGTTGGCCGCGGCGTTCGCGACGAAACCTGGCCCGCCGCGGTCCTCGCCGCGCGCGATCGCCGCGCCGCCGGCCCGACCGCGCCCCCGCAGGGATTGTTTCTGGTTAGCGTGGAATTTGAGGGACGAGGGGCGAGGGACGAGGGGAAAGGGGAGGTTGCGATTGAGCCATGA
- a CDS encoding TIGR03000 domain-containing protein, producing the protein MLRLKLTKWLVGFAVLAGTLALGAGRADAHLHHGSWGSCGSSGGSWGSHGSWGSCGSCGYVVSCYSSGGSWGSSGGSWGSSGGSWGSSGGSWGSSGGSWGSSGGVYYSAPAAPDSAPMAPTPPMGPGAPVAPKPPTPGSTYAQPDAGYLLVSVPTDAKVFVNGHATTSTGAERQYVSRGLEDGQRYSYEVRAEIIRDGKTVTETKIAQLTAGGMANVSFSFAGAPQTASTKAPRTALKVNVPSDAKVFLSGKETSSTGPVREFSTTALADGSTWDNYTVRVVSQGETKEQTISLKAGESRELSFDFGASEVASAR; encoded by the coding sequence ATGTTGCGACTGAAACTGACAAAGTGGCTGGTTGGATTTGCGGTATTGGCCGGCACGCTCGCGCTGGGCGCGGGCCGGGCCGATGCTCATCTCCACCATGGAAGTTGGGGATCCTGCGGTTCGTCTGGCGGAAGCTGGGGATCGCACGGCTCCTGGGGAAGTTGCGGTAGCTGCGGGTACGTAGTGTCGTGCTATTCGAGCGGCGGTAGCTGGGGATCCAGCGGCGGCAGTTGGGGATCGAGTGGCGGAAGCTGGGGATCAAGCGGCGGTAGTTGGGGATCGAGCGGCGGCAGTTGGGGATCAAGCGGCGGCGTCTATTACTCCGCTCCGGCCGCTCCAGATTCGGCACCGATGGCTCCCACGCCTCCGATGGGCCCTGGCGCTCCGGTGGCGCCCAAGCCCCCCACTCCTGGCAGCACCTACGCTCAGCCTGATGCCGGCTATCTCTTGGTAAGTGTTCCCACCGACGCCAAAGTGTTCGTCAACGGCCATGCGACCACTAGCACTGGCGCAGAACGGCAGTATGTTTCACGCGGGCTGGAAGACGGTCAGCGTTACTCGTATGAAGTGCGAGCCGAGATCATCCGCGATGGCAAGACGGTGACCGAAACGAAGATCGCTCAATTGACGGCCGGCGGCATGGCTAACGTGTCGTTCTCATTCGCGGGTGCTCCGCAGACTGCTTCGACCAAAGCCCCGCGGACCGCGCTGAAAGTGAATGTGCCGTCCGATGCGAAAGTGTTCCTATCGGGCAAGGAGACTAGTTCGACCGGTCCGGTTCGTGAGTTCAGCACGACGGCGCTGGCCGATGGTTCGACTTGGGACAACTACACGGTCCGTGTCGTGAGCCAGGGCGAGACTAAGGAACAAACAATCTCGTTGAAGGCCGGCGAAAGCCGCGAATTGAGTTTCGATTTTGGCGCGTCCGAAGTCGCTTCGGCCCGCTAG
- a CDS encoding glycosyltransferase family 4 protein, which translates to MRIAHVITRMIVGGAQENTLLSCEGSMRRHGAEVLLVTGPALGPEGSLLERARAGGVPLEIVPELRRSIRPRLDWQSYWKIKRSLREFRADVVHTHSAKGGILGRAAASKLGVSAIVHTVHGAPFHSYQNALAREFSRRCECWAARRCHALVSVSDAMTDLMVENHIAPREKFTTIYSGLEVEPLRAADSKRDAVRAELSYSSEHFVIGKIARLFDLKGHEFLVRAAPAIVAAWPNARFLLIGDGTLRKQVECQVAGVGLTDRFTFLGLAAPERIPELIAAMDVVVHASLREGLARAVVQALLVGRPVVSYDVDGAREVVIDGETGYLVPPKSIDELAQAVSRLAADPALRAQMGSAGQRRFADPFRQERMVDELHRLYERLLAR; encoded by the coding sequence GTGCGAATCGCCCACGTCATCACGCGAATGATCGTTGGTGGAGCGCAGGAAAACACGCTGCTTTCTTGCGAAGGGAGCATGCGCCGGCACGGGGCCGAGGTGCTGCTCGTGACGGGACCCGCGCTTGGGCCAGAGGGAAGTTTGCTCGAGCGAGCCAGGGCAGGGGGGGTGCCGCTGGAAATCGTGCCCGAGCTGCGCCGATCGATCCGTCCTCGGCTCGATTGGCAAAGTTATTGGAAGATCAAACGATCCCTGAGGGAGTTTCGTGCCGACGTCGTCCATACGCACAGTGCAAAAGGGGGCATTCTGGGGCGCGCCGCGGCGTCGAAGCTCGGCGTTTCCGCGATCGTGCACACGGTGCACGGCGCGCCGTTTCACTCGTATCAAAACGCCTTGGCTCGCGAGTTTTCCCGCCGTTGTGAGTGCTGGGCCGCCCGACGATGTCATGCACTGGTCAGCGTGTCGGATGCTATGACCGACCTGATGGTCGAAAATCATATCGCGCCGCGCGAGAAGTTCACGACGATTTACAGCGGTTTGGAGGTTGAACCGCTTCGAGCCGCCGATTCCAAGCGCGATGCCGTTCGCGCCGAGTTGAGCTATTCCTCCGAGCATTTCGTGATCGGAAAGATCGCACGGTTGTTTGACCTCAAGGGACATGAGTTTCTTGTGCGGGCGGCCCCAGCGATCGTCGCGGCCTGGCCCAACGCGCGGTTTTTGCTAATCGGCGACGGCACCCTCCGCAAGCAGGTTGAATGCCAAGTGGCCGGCGTCGGATTGACGGATCGATTTACGTTTCTCGGTCTCGCAGCGCCGGAGCGGATTCCCGAATTGATCGCCGCGATGGACGTGGTGGTTCACGCGAGCCTGCGGGAAGGCCTGGCCAGGGCCGTGGTGCAAGCTCTGCTCGTCGGCCGGCCGGTGGTGAGCTACGATGTCGATGGGGCGCGCGAAGTTGTGATCGACGGCGAGACGGGCTATCTCGTGCCGCCCAAATCGATTGACGAATTGGCGCAAGCGGTGAGCCGGCTCGCAGCCGATCCCGCGTTGCGAGCGCAGATGGGGTCGGCGGGGCAGCGGCGCTTCGCCGATCCCTTTCGCCAAGAGCGGATGGTTGATGAGCTGCACCGGCTCTATGAGCGGCTCTTGGCGCGATAA
- a CDS encoding protein-L-isoaspartate(D-aspartate) O-methyltransferase, with product MAPVRWPFVLAVAAAIALPPNLSRAQVKPTAKLSKQGLEEARNRMVDEEVIAAGVKDPRVVQSMRATPRHEFVTQSQWPLAYYDMSLPIGDGQTISPPVIVAYMTEQLDPQPNDKVLEIGTGSGYQAAVLSPLVKDVYSIEIVERLGKHAEATLKRLKYANVHTKIGDGYLGWPDQAPFDKIIVTCSPEKVPQALVDQLKEGGRMLVPVGERYEQVLYLFKKEEGKLKSEALLPTLFVPMTGKAEDQRQVKPDPLHPKLVNGSFEEITGTAGEPVGWYYCRQMKVVTDKAAPDGQRYVTFSNTEPGRGCRAMQGFAIDGRQVREIEVSSMVRGRNIRYGPSRENDQPQVSVTYYDENRKILGRDFIGDFPANFGWQKKQARFKVPAAAREALIHIGLLGATGEVSYDDVQLHAISSAK from the coding sequence ATGGCACCCGTGCGTTGGCCTTTCGTTCTTGCCGTCGCGGCTGCCATCGCGTTGCCGCCGAATCTCTCGCGCGCGCAAGTCAAGCCGACGGCCAAGCTTTCCAAGCAGGGATTGGAGGAAGCCCGTAACCGGATGGTCGATGAGGAGGTGATTGCCGCGGGGGTCAAGGATCCACGCGTAGTGCAGTCGATGCGGGCGACGCCGCGGCACGAGTTCGTTACCCAATCGCAATGGCCGCTGGCCTATTACGACATGTCGTTGCCGATCGGCGACGGGCAGACGATCTCGCCCCCCGTGATCGTGGCCTATATGACCGAGCAGCTCGATCCCCAGCCAAACGACAAAGTGCTTGAAATCGGCACTGGCAGCGGCTATCAGGCGGCGGTGCTCAGCCCGTTGGTCAAGGACGTCTACTCGATCGAGATAGTCGAGCGACTCGGCAAGCATGCCGAGGCGACGCTCAAGCGGCTCAAATACGCGAACGTTCACACCAAGATCGGCGACGGCTATCTCGGTTGGCCCGATCAAGCCCCTTTCGACAAGATCATCGTCACTTGCTCTCCGGAAAAGGTGCCGCAGGCGCTAGTCGATCAACTCAAGGAAGGGGGCCGGATGCTCGTTCCGGTCGGCGAGCGATACGAGCAGGTGCTGTATCTGTTCAAGAAGGAGGAGGGCAAGCTCAAATCAGAAGCGCTGCTTCCGACGCTCTTTGTTCCGATGACCGGCAAGGCGGAAGATCAGCGGCAGGTGAAGCCCGATCCGCTTCATCCGAAGCTCGTCAACGGCAGCTTCGAGGAAATCACGGGAACGGCCGGGGAGCCGGTCGGCTGGTATTACTGCCGGCAAATGAAGGTCGTGACCGACAAAGCCGCCCCCGACGGCCAGCGCTACGTGACTTTCTCGAACACAGAGCCAGGACGCGGCTGCCGAGCTATGCAAGGTTTTGCGATCGACGGTCGCCAGGTTCGCGAGATCGAGGTTTCGAGCATGGTCCGCGGCAGAAACATTCGCTATGGACCGTCGCGAGAAAACGATCAGCCGCAGGTATCCGTCACTTATTACGACGAGAATCGCAAAATCCTGGGGCGCGATTTCATCGGCGATTTCCCCGCCAATTTCGGGTGGCAGAAGAAACAGGCTCGATTCAAGGTGCCGGCCGCGGCGCGCGAGGCGCTCATCCACATCGGCCTCTTAGGGGCGACGGGGGAAGTCTCCTACGACGATGTTCAGCTCCACGCGATCAGTAGCGCCAAATGA
- a CDS encoding aspartate-semialdehyde dehydrogenase yields MFESIAVVGATGAVGRIILKLLEERNFPFERIKLLASERSAGKTVTFAGRPYKVEELTPEAFAGVGLAIGSTPDEVARDFAPWAVERGSVVVDESGYWRMNPEVPLVIPEVNPDAAFAHKGIIASPNCSTTQMVVAIKPLHDAARVRRVVVSTYQATSGAGLGGCRDLESGTRAHLAGDDYVCQTFAHDIAFNLIPQIGSSKHEGYTSEEMKMVHETRKIIGDDTIQICPTCVRVPVSNCHSESILVETQRKLTVAEARELFAQMPGIVVVDDLDAKRYPMPKNCDGRDEVFIGRIREDLSSPNGLAFWCVSDNLRKGAATNAVQIAELLVSKGARDEGRGVRGAKVGV; encoded by the coding sequence GTGTTTGAATCGATTGCTGTTGTCGGGGCGACCGGGGCGGTCGGGCGGATCATTCTTAAGCTGCTCGAGGAGCGGAACTTCCCGTTCGAGCGGATCAAGCTACTCGCTTCCGAGCGGTCGGCAGGAAAGACGGTCACGTTCGCTGGTCGGCCATATAAGGTCGAGGAACTGACGCCCGAGGCTTTTGCCGGCGTCGGCCTGGCCATTGGCAGCACGCCGGATGAGGTCGCTCGCGATTTCGCTCCTTGGGCCGTCGAGCGCGGCTCGGTCGTGGTGGACGAGAGCGGCTACTGGCGGATGAATCCGGAGGTGCCACTGGTGATTCCAGAAGTGAATCCCGATGCGGCCTTCGCGCATAAGGGAATCATCGCCAGCCCAAACTGCTCGACGACGCAGATGGTTGTGGCAATCAAGCCGCTGCACGATGCGGCGCGCGTCCGCCGGGTGGTCGTGAGCACATACCAAGCCACCAGCGGCGCCGGGCTTGGCGGCTGCCGCGACCTCGAATCCGGCACCCGGGCCCATTTGGCCGGCGACGATTACGTTTGCCAGACATTCGCCCACGATATCGCGTTCAACCTCATTCCGCAGATCGGCTCGTCGAAGCACGAGGGCTACACGTCGGAAGAAATGAAGATGGTCCACGAGACCCGGAAGATCATCGGGGACGACACGATCCAGATCTGTCCGACGTGCGTGCGCGTGCCCGTGAGCAATTGCCATAGCGAGAGCATCCTGGTCGAGACGCAGCGCAAGCTCACGGTCGCCGAGGCCCGCGAGTTGTTCGCGCAAATGCCGGGCATCGTGGTCGTGGACGATCTCGACGCGAAGCGCTACCCGATGCCGAAGAATTGCGACGGCCGAGACGAGGTCTTCATCGGCCGGATTCGCGAGGATCTGTCGAGTCCCAACGGTCTGGCGTTCTGGTGCGTCAGCGATAACCTTCGTAAGGGAGCAGCGACGAATGCCGTGCAGATCGCCGAGCTGCTCGTGAGCAAAGGGGCCAGGGACGAGGGGAGAGGCGTGAGGGGCGCGAAAGTCGGCGTTTAG
- a CDS encoding HTTM domain-containing protein has translation MKLLADYFRDLFRATVAGWDRFWFMPADPATLGLIRILAGSMLFYTHLIWSLDLESFFGNRGWLSPDVLGRMPERVGAWTYFDWIHASGTLWTAHIAALMVFAMLTVGLFSRTMSVLAYLITVSYANRVPLAWFGLDDINALLAMYLMVGPSGAAFSLDRLWARGRAGPPLAVQPSVGANLAIRLIQIHMCIVYLFSAMGKLTGESWWAGSAIWLSVGNLEYQSLDMTWLAGHLLLVNFLTHATVFWELSYCVLVWPRLLRPLVIAMAVPIHLGIAVALGMPTFGLVMLIGNAAFISPALVRKLLDRRTEQGRGGEAVELEPVSA, from the coding sequence GTGAAACTGCTCGCCGATTATTTCCGCGACTTATTCCGCGCCACGGTCGCCGGCTGGGACCGCTTCTGGTTCATGCCCGCCGATCCGGCCACGCTGGGCCTGATTCGCATCCTCGCCGGAAGCATGCTCTTCTACACGCATCTGATCTGGTCGCTCGATCTGGAATCGTTTTTTGGCAATCGCGGCTGGTTGTCGCCGGACGTGCTCGGACGGATGCCGGAACGAGTCGGCGCATGGACTTACTTCGATTGGATTCATGCGAGCGGCACCCTCTGGACTGCGCACATCGCGGCACTCATGGTGTTCGCAATGTTGACCGTCGGCTTGTTCAGCCGCACGATGTCAGTGCTTGCCTATCTGATCACCGTCTCGTACGCCAACCGAGTTCCGCTGGCGTGGTTTGGCCTCGACGACATCAATGCGCTGTTGGCGATGTATCTGATGGTCGGTCCCAGCGGGGCGGCCTTTTCGCTGGATCGTCTCTGGGCGCGGGGCAGGGCAGGGCCGCCGCTAGCAGTCCAGCCGAGCGTCGGGGCCAACTTGGCGATTCGGCTGATTCAGATCCACATGTGCATCGTGTATCTGTTTTCGGCAATGGGTAAGCTTACGGGGGAGAGTTGGTGGGCAGGATCGGCGATCTGGCTCTCGGTTGGGAATCTCGAATATCAGTCGCTCGACATGACATGGCTGGCCGGTCATCTCCTCTTGGTCAATTTCCTGACGCATGCGACCGTCTTTTGGGAACTCTCGTATTGTGTGCTCGTCTGGCCGCGGCTGTTGCGGCCGCTGGTGATCGCGATGGCGGTGCCGATCCATCTGGGAATCGCCGTTGCGCTCGGCATGCCAACCTTCGGCCTGGTGATGCTGATCGGCAACGCCGCCTTTATCTCACCGGCGCTCGTCCGCAAGCTCCTCGATCGCCGAACGGAGCAGGGCAGGGGAGGGGAGGCGGTTGAATTGGAACCCGTGTCCGCGTGA
- a CDS encoding serine/threonine-protein kinase — protein MTQQGKYLGQYRLLNLVGNGRHCQVWEAMHDGRNERYALKVLHPDYRNDGEQLSLMKHEFAVGKEMDHPRVVRIFEFDSSRIAPFLAMEFFASATNLKKLIAQGVDVIARQVPKIIEQAAEGLAYFHQQGWIHRDIKPNNFLANPSADVKLIDYAIAERRRGLLSRLFGKSKIQGTRSYMSPEQIRGQPLDHRTDIYSFGCVTFELLAGRPPFTGNSENELLNKHLRSPAPSAETYNKYLTYECVQLVKSMLAKKPDDRPASMDEVLDHIRAYRVYRSMPAAPKA, from the coding sequence GTGACGCAACAGGGCAAATATCTCGGGCAATATCGGCTGCTGAATCTGGTCGGCAATGGTCGGCACTGTCAGGTTTGGGAAGCCATGCACGACGGACGGAACGAACGTTACGCGCTCAAGGTCCTTCACCCCGATTATCGAAACGACGGCGAGCAGCTCAGTCTGATGAAGCACGAGTTTGCCGTTGGGAAAGAGATGGATCATCCGCGGGTGGTGCGGATTTTCGAGTTCGACAGCTCCCGGATCGCTCCGTTCCTGGCGATGGAGTTCTTTGCCTCGGCGACGAACTTGAAGAAGCTGATCGCGCAAGGAGTCGACGTCATCGCCCGCCAGGTCCCCAAGATCATCGAGCAGGCCGCGGAGGGCCTGGCTTACTTTCATCAACAGGGCTGGATCCATCGCGACATCAAGCCGAACAACTTCTTGGCCAACCCATCAGCGGACGTGAAGCTCATCGACTACGCGATCGCCGAGCGCCGCCGTGGCTTGCTCAGCCGCCTGTTCGGCAAATCGAAAATCCAAGGGACTCGCAGCTACATGTCGCCCGAGCAGATTCGCGGCCAACCGCTCGACCACCGCACCGACATCTACAGCTTCGGCTGCGTGACGTTTGAGTTGTTGGCCGGCAGGCCGCCCTTCACGGGCAACTCGGAGAACGAGCTGCTCAACAAGCATCTGAGGTCCCCGGCGCCCTCCGCCGAAACGTATAATAAATATCTCACCTATGAATGCGTCCAATTGGTGAAGTCGATGCTGGCAAAGAAACCGGATGATCGTCCCGCGTCGATGGACGAGGTGCTCGATCACATTCGCGCCTACCGCGTCTACCGCTCGATGCCGGCGGCGCCGAAGGCCTGA